A single region of the Parasphingorhabdus litoris DSM 22379 genome encodes:
- a CDS encoding Fur family transcriptional regulator → MAPKSASRQRRCPNEIEAIIEDIVCAADEPVGAYDIAKIAAKQKCSMSPAQVYRGLNRLAETGSVERFASWNAFVASNGERRVHLFYETCKNHDWAEKHSVHLQLQSLCDRLGFRANSNHVELNGRCASCNTRQPS, encoded by the coding sequence ATGGCACCCAAAAGTGCATCAAGGCAAAGACGATGCCCAAATGAGATTGAAGCAATTATTGAAGATATCGTTTGTGCCGCAGATGAGCCGGTCGGCGCTTATGACATTGCGAAAATAGCTGCCAAACAAAAATGCTCCATGTCGCCTGCACAAGTCTATCGCGGTCTCAACAGGTTGGCAGAAACAGGGAGTGTGGAGCGATTCGCATCATGGAACGCCTTTGTTGCCAGCAATGGCGAAAGACGTGTGCATCTGTTTTACGAAACTTGCAAAAACCATGATTGGGCGGAAAAACATTCCGTTCACTTGCAGCTCCAGTCCCTGTGCGACCGGTTGGGATTCAGGGCAAATTCAAACCATGTCGAATTGAACGGACGGTGCGCTTCCTGTAATACTAGACAACCATCTTAG
- a CDS encoding molybdopterin-containing oxidoreductase family protein gives MMAIEQKHVMCRACHAHCGLIVDFEDGVPVKTHGDKDNPEFEGYSCIKGRQLANYHSFDTRLLTSYKGMKHGQKEAIHWRTAAEEIAEKIEAIVAEHGPDSVASYVGTFGYNNLNGHAFILALMDAIGSTSVYDSVTIDQPGKGIARALVGPWLAGAPRVGDWDGLMLVGTNPIVSMNGGLGMNPAKKLHDAKKRGMQLIVIDPRKTDSARQADLHLQCRPGEDPIILGAIAKVVIEEGLYDKEFVANDVDGFEALKKATAPFDPALAAQRADVTADEIVQAARMYGSWKKGSISVGTGPNMAGGGNITEYLNLSLTSIMGHWLREGDINRRSGVFMKPAPPVAASPGPIDAWGFGRKLHSRDLEQSISGMPTAALPDEILTPGEKQVKALICLGGNPMLAWPDQLKTFEAMKALDLLVCLDPRMSKTAELADYVIAPKLHYEVHGNTAAPELYGGFGAGWGFENNYAQASPPIMESPEGSDLCEEYEFLYTLASEMDKPLTIKSWALVSHPDEREEKATTFAPGETPDPITAWSAALNGSPVPVADVYADPEAHKGKIMDAQALMVQPKPADWEGKLSVGNTAMMEELAGYAVRLGQPIEEDAFPMRMIGRRMTEIHNSNWHEDPVQRKRVPHHPAFMNPEDMEALGLSEDQPVEVESARAFISCVAKADKTVKPGCVSLPHSWGTNPDEKEDPLGEGGNTGRLSYNDRDYDKRTGIPLMSSIPIRVRAKQEALEAAE, from the coding sequence ATGATGGCAATTGAACAGAAACATGTGATGTGCAGGGCCTGTCATGCCCATTGCGGCCTGATTGTCGATTTTGAAGATGGTGTTCCGGTCAAGACCCATGGCGACAAGGATAATCCGGAATTTGAAGGCTATAGCTGTATCAAGGGGCGTCAGCTTGCCAATTATCACAGTTTCGATACCCGTTTGCTGACCAGCTACAAAGGCATGAAGCACGGCCAGAAGGAAGCGATCCACTGGCGCACCGCCGCCGAAGAGATTGCGGAAAAGATCGAGGCCATTGTCGCCGAACATGGTCCGGACAGCGTCGCCTCTTATGTCGGCACGTTTGGCTATAATAATCTCAACGGCCATGCCTTCATCCTCGCGCTGATGGATGCAATTGGATCGACCTCGGTTTACGACAGCGTTACAATTGACCAGCCAGGCAAGGGCATTGCCCGGGCGCTGGTCGGCCCATGGCTCGCCGGTGCACCGCGTGTGGGTGACTGGGACGGGTTGATGCTGGTCGGTACCAATCCAATCGTATCGATGAACGGCGGTCTCGGTATGAACCCGGCCAAGAAACTGCATGATGCCAAGAAGCGCGGGATGCAGCTGATCGTCATCGATCCGCGCAAGACCGACAGCGCGCGCCAGGCCGACCTGCACCTCCAATGCCGCCCTGGCGAAGATCCGATCATACTTGGCGCAATTGCCAAGGTGGTGATCGAGGAAGGTCTCTACGATAAAGAATTCGTTGCCAATGACGTCGATGGTTTCGAAGCCCTCAAAAAAGCCACTGCGCCGTTCGACCCTGCTTTGGCCGCCCAGCGCGCCGATGTGACGGCGGACGAAATCGTCCAGGCCGCGCGCATGTATGGCAGCTGGAAAAAGGGCAGCATCAGCGTCGGCACCGGCCCCAATATGGCAGGCGGTGGCAATATCACCGAATATCTCAACCTGTCGCTGACCTCGATCATGGGCCACTGGCTGCGCGAGGGCGATATCAACCGGCGAAGCGGCGTATTTATGAAACCCGCCCCGCCCGTCGCGGCCTCGCCGGGACCGATAGATGCTTGGGGTTTTGGCCGCAAGCTGCACAGCCGCGATCTCGAACAGAGCATTTCCGGCATGCCGACCGCGGCGCTGCCCGATGAAATTCTCACCCCCGGCGAAAAACAGGTGAAGGCGCTGATCTGCCTTGGCGGCAATCCGATGCTCGCCTGGCCTGATCAGCTCAAGACATTCGAGGCGATGAAAGCGCTCGATCTGCTCGTCTGCCTTGACCCGCGTATGTCGAAGACAGCGGAACTGGCGGACTATGTCATTGCACCGAAACTCCATTATGAAGTGCATGGCAATACCGCGGCACCGGAACTTTATGGCGGCTTTGGCGCGGGCTGGGGTTTCGAGAATAATTATGCGCAGGCCAGCCCGCCGATCATGGAATCGCCGGAGGGGTCCGACCTGTGCGAGGAATATGAATTTCTCTATACGCTCGCCAGTGAAATGGACAAGCCGCTCACAATCAAATCATGGGCACTGGTTTCCCATCCCGACGAGCGAGAGGAGAAAGCCACAACCTTTGCACCCGGCGAAACGCCCGATCCGATTACCGCGTGGAGTGCCGCGCTCAACGGATCGCCAGTACCAGTGGCCGATGTCTATGCTGACCCCGAGGCGCACAAAGGCAAGATCATGGATGCACAGGCGCTGATGGTTCAACCCAAACCTGCTGATTGGGAAGGTAAGCTTTCTGTCGGCAATACCGCGATGATGGAGGAACTGGCTGGCTATGCCGTGCGTCTGGGCCAACCTATTGAGGAAGACGCCTTTCCGATGCGGATGATTGGCCGGCGGATGACTGAGATACACAACAGCAACTGGCATGAAGACCCGGTGCAGCGCAAACGCGTACCGCATCATCCGGCGTTTATGAACCCCGAGGACATGGAGGCTCTGGGCCTCTCAGAAGACCAGCCGGTGGAAGTCGAGTCCGCGCGGGCCTTTATCAGCTGCGTCGCCAAGGCGGACAAGACCGTCAAGCCGGGATGCGTCTCGCTTCCCCACAGCTGGGGCACCAACCCCGACGAGAAAGAGGACCCTCTCGGCGAAGGCGGCAATACCGGAAGATTGTCCTATAACGACCGCGATTATGACAAGCGCACCGGCATCCCGCTGATGAGCAGCATACCGATCCGCGTGCGGGCGAAGCAGGAAGCGCTCGAGGCCGCTGAATAA
- a CDS encoding SDR family NAD(P)-dependent oxidoreductase — protein MTNPLFDLTGEVAVITGAGRGIGEGMAKTLADAGCNVVCASRSIDEIQSVADEINASNAGGRAIAQVTDVTSREDMEALAQRAVDEFGRLDIWVNNAGGSLVSAPLTELDEAEWDKTMAVNLTSVFHGVRAACKHFGEGSRIVNTSSMAGQDPFPGSGHYSAAKAGVLMLTKTLAHELGPKTRVNAILPGFVPTETVKKALSMTDEDFIGFEDTLGLPAGRLGTPQDIGALTLYLCAPASEWVTGQCIRIAGTP, from the coding sequence ATGACCAATCCGCTATTCGATCTCACCGGCGAAGTCGCCGTCATCACTGGCGCCGGTCGCGGCATTGGCGAGGGCATGGCGAAGACACTCGCCGATGCCGGGTGCAACGTGGTCTGCGCCTCGCGCAGCATCGATGAAATTCAATCGGTCGCTGACGAGATCAACGCCAGCAATGCGGGCGGCCGCGCCATCGCACAGGTCACCGATGTCACCAGCCGCGAGGATATGGAGGCGCTCGCCCAGCGGGCGGTCGACGAATTTGGCCGACTCGATATCTGGGTCAATAATGCCGGCGGCTCGCTGGTCTCCGCGCCACTGACGGAGCTCGACGAGGCCGAATGGGACAAGACCATGGCGGTCAATCTGACCTCGGTCTTTCATGGCGTGCGCGCCGCCTGCAAGCACTTTGGCGAAGGCAGCCGGATCGTCAACACCAGCTCCATGGCCGGTCAAGACCCCTTCCCCGGCAGCGGTCATTATAGCGCGGCCAAGGCCGGCGTGCTGATGCTGACCAAAACGCTCGCCCACGAACTCGGTCCCAAAACCCGCGTCAATGCCATCCTGCCCGGCTTTGTCCCGACCGAGACGGTCAAAAAGGCCCTGAGCATGACCGACGAGGATTTTATCGGCTTCGAAGACACGCTAGGCCTGCCCGCCGGACGATTAGGCACGCCGCAGGATATTGGGGCGCTGACGCTTTATCTATGTGCGCCCGCATCAGAATGGGTGACGGGACAATGTATCCGGATTGCCGGAACGCCTTAG
- a CDS encoding DUF1826 domain-containing protein, whose translation MNDLIVSSPSETAKQIVGCEPAVLQRILDKSCNLAVWKRSKTIDCSSLLNIDLENVRVRVPSGNPEKLLQRELDRCGFPKSVARACLAEDIMDLCQLFGEMIPHPKIEVRIELVTGNSCWKFHSDYVEMRLITTYIGRGTQWVDQNDTDRIADGLEPLHINELEPGDVGLFKGKLKTNQPVIHRSPPIEGTGEKRLLLVLNPAEG comes from the coding sequence ATGAACGATTTGATCGTTTCTTCCCCAAGCGAAACCGCAAAACAAATTGTCGGATGCGAACCAGCCGTATTGCAACGAATTTTGGACAAGAGTTGCAATCTGGCCGTCTGGAAACGGTCAAAGACCATTGATTGCAGCAGCCTGCTGAACATCGATCTTGAAAATGTGCGCGTAAGAGTGCCCAGTGGCAATCCGGAAAAATTGTTGCAGCGCGAACTGGACCGATGTGGCTTTCCTAAATCTGTAGCGCGCGCGTGTTTGGCCGAAGATATCATGGATCTGTGCCAGCTGTTTGGAGAAATGATCCCACATCCAAAAATTGAAGTTCGGATTGAATTGGTAACCGGCAATTCCTGTTGGAAGTTCCACAGCGACTATGTCGAGATGCGCCTGATCACCACCTATATCGGACGCGGCACACAGTGGGTCGATCAAAATGATACTGACCGCATTGCGGATGGCCTGGAGCCGCTGCATATTAATGAACTGGAACCTGGTGATGTTGGCTTGTTCAAGGGAAAGCTTAAGACTAACCAACCGGTCATCCACCGGTCCCCGCCGATTGAGGGCACCGGAGAAAAGCGGCTTTTGCTGGTTTTAAACCCAGCGGAAGGCTGA
- a CDS encoding ABC transporter permease, which translates to MLSLAFAYLRDRPLTTILNILLLAISVAMLVLLLQFGSQFEKRFQKDAEGIDLVVGSKGSPLQLILSSVFHIDQPTGNIPLSSLELLRNDPATARVIPLALGDNFQGYRIVGTDESFAELHQAELAQGAMFDAPLQAVMGASVASQTGANLGQKFIGSHGLTEDDESDTGHDHAPFETVGILAPTGTVIDRLILTSVESFWDVHGIEHDHTHDGENSHDHEEGHNHEGEAGHDHGDEHDHDHETEATQTTSQLQDRRAQLEPELTALLVSYSNASGAIRIPAMINRQTEMQAAVPAVETARLLNLLGVSFEGARVFAWLLACIGGLAIFVALFSMARSREGDLALLRVMGATRPQLFGTILLEGLFTALAGAVLGWFLAHGFLTAARNSFDTMRDLGLTAWQPVSQEGFIILAVLLIGIIAAVIPALRVMRVDPAAILARAS; encoded by the coding sequence ATGCTGAGCCTTGCCTTCGCCTATTTGCGGGATCGGCCGCTAACGACGATCCTCAATATCCTGCTGCTGGCCATATCGGTCGCGATGCTGGTCTTGCTGCTGCAATTTGGTTCGCAGTTCGAAAAGCGTTTTCAAAAAGATGCGGAAGGGATCGACCTTGTGGTTGGTTCCAAGGGTTCTCCGCTGCAGCTTATCCTCTCAAGCGTCTTTCACATTGATCAACCGACCGGCAACATCCCGCTCAGCAGTCTCGAACTGCTGCGCAATGATCCGGCAACGGCGCGCGTAATTCCCCTCGCGCTTGGTGACAATTTTCAAGGATACCGGATTGTTGGTACAGACGAATCCTTCGCAGAATTACACCAGGCCGAACTCGCTCAAGGGGCGATGTTCGATGCGCCATTGCAAGCGGTGATGGGCGCTAGTGTGGCGTCCCAGACCGGCGCCAATCTCGGCCAGAAATTTATCGGCAGCCATGGTCTGACAGAAGATGATGAATCTGATACAGGCCATGATCATGCTCCCTTTGAAACAGTTGGGATATTGGCACCGACGGGAACCGTGATTGACCGGTTGATCCTGACTTCGGTGGAGAGTTTTTGGGATGTTCATGGAATAGAACACGATCATACGCATGATGGTGAGAACAGTCATGATCATGAAGAGGGTCACAACCATGAAGGCGAAGCCGGCCATGATCATGGCGACGAACATGACCATGATCATGAAACGGAGGCAACTCAGACTACATCGCAGCTACAAGACAGGCGGGCGCAGCTGGAACCGGAGCTGACCGCTTTACTGGTTTCTTACAGCAACGCGTCCGGCGCCATCCGCATTCCTGCGATGATCAACCGCCAGACTGAAATGCAAGCTGCGGTACCAGCTGTCGAGACCGCGCGCCTTTTGAATTTGCTGGGGGTCAGCTTTGAAGGCGCCCGCGTCTTTGCCTGGCTGCTCGCTTGTATTGGTGGACTGGCGATCTTTGTTGCGCTCTTTTCCATGGCACGCAGCCGGGAGGGCGACCTCGCCTTGCTTCGCGTTATGGGAGCAACGCGGCCACAATTATTCGGTACGATCCTGCTCGAAGGGCTTTTCACGGCCCTGGCGGGCGCTGTGCTGGGCTGGTTTCTTGCGCATGGCTTTTTGACGGCGGCCAGAAACAGTTTTGACACCATGCGCGATCTTGGTTTGACGGCCTGGCAGCCAGTGTCTCAGGAAGGGTTCATTATTCTCGCGGTATTGTTAATTGGGATTATCGCTGCGGTCATTCCGGCCCTGCGCGTTATGCGGGTGGATCCGGCTGCGATATTGGCGCGCGCCAGTTAG
- a CDS encoding CobW family GTP-binding protein, whose amino-acid sequence MPDGRIPVTVLTGFLGSGKTTLLNQLMPMPQMAKALVIINEFGSIGIDHDLVAHSNEDDTIVEMANGCLCCTIKGDLQKTLREAPWRFARAGERWFDRIFIETTGLADPAPIIHTVMADDKLKALYRLDAVLALVDGHNGYDTLDAQIEAMKQVAVADQLLISKTDIATADAVSSLKARVRDLNPAAPIQLLPSDGKNLEQLFEGPAFNPELKHHDVQKWLAAEAYEEEHHHHHHHGHDEHHHDHDHDHVHDVNRHDDRIRSVCLTIDTPLPAKIFDSWLEMLVTFNGVNVLRVKGIINLAELDKPIVIHGVQHIWHPPEILEDWPSEDRRSRIVFILRDLEETELRDMLAFVQNKFADTNIEGLDGISQQV is encoded by the coding sequence ATGCCTGATGGCCGCATTCCTGTCACGGTTCTCACCGGGTTTCTGGGTTCCGGCAAGACAACCTTGTTGAACCAGCTCATGCCAATGCCGCAAATGGCCAAGGCTTTGGTCATTATCAATGAGTTTGGATCGATCGGCATCGATCATGACCTGGTGGCGCACAGCAATGAAGATGATACGATCGTGGAAATGGCCAATGGTTGTCTTTGCTGCACCATAAAGGGAGATCTTCAGAAGACGCTGCGTGAAGCGCCTTGGCGTTTTGCCCGCGCTGGTGAGCGCTGGTTTGACCGCATATTCATTGAGACCACCGGTTTGGCTGATCCGGCGCCTATCATTCATACGGTGATGGCGGACGACAAGTTGAAGGCGCTTTATCGGCTGGATGCGGTTCTTGCTCTGGTCGATGGCCATAATGGATATGATACGCTGGATGCGCAAATCGAGGCGATGAAGCAGGTTGCTGTTGCAGATCAGCTGCTGATCTCCAAAACAGATATCGCAACCGCCGATGCAGTTTCGAGCCTGAAAGCGCGCGTACGCGACCTGAACCCTGCAGCGCCAATCCAGCTGTTGCCCAGCGACGGCAAAAATCTGGAACAATTATTTGAAGGCCCTGCCTTCAACCCAGAACTAAAGCACCATGACGTTCAAAAATGGCTGGCGGCCGAAGCCTATGAGGAAGAACATCATCACCACCATCATCACGGCCATGACGAGCACCATCATGATCATGATCACGACCATGTTCATGACGTTAACCGCCACGATGACCGCATCCGCTCGGTTTGTCTCACCATAGACACTCCTCTTCCCGCTAAGATATTCGATAGCTGGCTGGAAATGCTGGTGACATTCAACGGCGTCAACGTGCTGCGCGTCAAAGGTATCATCAACCTCGCCGAACTGGACAAACCTATTGTTATTCACGGCGTACAACATATCTGGCACCCGCCTGAGATCCTCGAAGATTGGCCCAGCGAAGACCGGCGTTCGCGGATCGTCTTCATCCTCCGCGATCTCGAGGAAACCGAGCTGCGTGACATGCTGGCCTTTGTCCAAAACAAGTTTGCTGACACTAACATTGAGGGTTTGGATGGTATCAGCCAACAAGTTTAA
- a CDS encoding ABC transporter ATP-binding protein, which yields MQLVVDNVSKSYGANPAVLNGVSMSLLEGEQALLLGPSGSGKSTLLNIICGLQRPDKGRVVIGEQVISSPESKSTGDEVRRTSLGIVFQTLRLVSALSLRANLELAQKLQKGRVDRDLIDQCLDRLAIADRADARPFELSQGEAQRAAIARAVVVSPQLLIADEPTSALDSGNTERVAELLIEMAKSVGAGLLIATHDERLGRFFSKSFALNQGEINPC from the coding sequence ATGCAGCTGGTCGTTGATAATGTTTCAAAATCCTATGGGGCCAATCCTGCGGTCTTAAATGGCGTGTCCATGTCCCTCCTCGAAGGGGAACAGGCTTTGCTGCTGGGACCTTCGGGATCTGGAAAATCCACTCTTCTCAATATTATTTGCGGGCTGCAACGGCCGGACAAGGGCCGGGTTGTCATCGGCGAACAAGTGATCTCATCTCCGGAGTCAAAATCGACGGGAGATGAGGTGCGACGTACATCTCTCGGTATCGTTTTTCAGACATTGCGATTGGTTTCCGCCTTGTCGCTGCGTGCCAATTTGGAGCTGGCACAGAAGCTTCAAAAGGGCCGGGTTGATCGTGATCTCATCGATCAATGCCTCGACAGGCTGGCAATTGCAGACCGTGCTGATGCGCGGCCATTCGAGCTCAGCCAGGGCGAAGCACAGCGTGCCGCCATTGCCCGGGCTGTCGTCGTGTCTCCCCAGCTGCTGATTGCTGATGAACCCACATCTGCACTCGACAGCGGCAATACCGAGCGAGTGGCTGAACTGTTGATTGAAATGGCTAAAAGTGTCGGGGCTGGACTCTTGATTGCCACACATGACGAACGGCTCGGTCGCTTCTTCTCTAAAAGCTTCGCGCTCAATCAGGGCGAGATAAACCCATGCTGA
- a CDS encoding MerC domain-containing protein yields MKKTRLFQAVPAADRWGIILSALCLAHCLILPPFLAMMPFLMLEPLPDWMHDTELVHAALLLPVLLVSGPALFRGGSIDHRIWAFGAMAFALLCAALLMHSEQLEKLVSVFGAVLLVIAHLLNMRKRGV; encoded by the coding sequence ATGAAGAAAACCCGCCTTTTTCAAGCTGTGCCGGCAGCCGACCGATGGGGAATAATTCTCTCTGCCCTCTGTCTTGCCCACTGCCTCATATTGCCGCCGTTTTTGGCTATGATGCCGTTTCTGATGCTAGAACCTTTGCCAGACTGGATGCACGACACTGAACTGGTGCATGCTGCGCTTCTGTTACCGGTATTGCTTGTAAGTGGACCGGCCCTTTTCAGGGGAGGATCGATCGACCATCGGATATGGGCCTTTGGAGCAATGGCTTTCGCGCTGCTTTGCGCAGCCTTACTGATGCACTCTGAACAACTGGAAAAACTAGTATCGGTGTTTGGCGCGGTTCTGCTGGTGATCGCACATCTGCTTAACATGCGAAAAAGGGGTGTTTGA
- a CDS encoding GGDEF domain-containing protein, which produces MILLPIIYNAAFFPVLRERFLLWHGARGFCTVMLTIMLAPLAISPLLPIDSFPRLLMFFLFFDLAISISGPFLRSYLEPGMLSPKIYKLLGWSMPFTLAFTPLAYWVISNPTFVALRAIPLISVLIILNIALVQAFRRGSRAVKFQILAWAGVIVVSSASLIYNILFQAPLPGFFMLLFAAVIVEVIVSSVGVAYRFMHLKRQRDIARSEKIAMAKAALTDPLTKLPNRRALTSRFNDPAKEPIVGLAALDLDNFKKINDREGHERGDQVLVSVSAALQRDEFRDHSFSARLGGEEFVILFTHHSFEEMAEDMRQSINKTARALVPGLIQNVTASMGIIELRPEESLKSALIRADKLLYQAKANGRNKSLYDLAGRPSSKAAA; this is translated from the coding sequence ATGATCTTGCTTCCGATAATCTACAACGCAGCTTTTTTCCCGGTCTTACGGGAACGCTTTTTACTCTGGCACGGGGCTCGCGGTTTTTGCACGGTTATGCTGACAATCATGTTGGCGCCCCTAGCTATTAGCCCGTTACTACCCATCGATTCTTTTCCACGATTGCTGATGTTTTTCCTGTTTTTTGATTTGGCAATTTCAATATCAGGTCCTTTCCTTCGCTCCTATCTTGAACCAGGCATGCTTAGCCCGAAGATATACAAGCTGTTGGGCTGGTCTATGCCGTTCACATTGGCATTCACTCCATTGGCTTATTGGGTGATCAGCAACCCGACGTTTGTTGCATTGCGCGCAATACCTTTGATCTCGGTTCTTATCATTTTGAATATTGCTTTGGTTCAGGCGTTTAGGCGCGGAAGTAGGGCTGTCAAATTCCAGATTTTGGCATGGGCAGGCGTAATTGTGGTTTCGAGTGCGAGCCTGATTTACAATATACTCTTTCAAGCTCCGTTGCCGGGTTTCTTTATGCTGCTATTTGCGGCGGTTATTGTCGAAGTAATAGTTTCATCCGTAGGCGTTGCTTATCGTTTCATGCATTTAAAGAGGCAGCGAGACATTGCACGTAGCGAAAAGATTGCGATGGCCAAAGCGGCCCTTACTGACCCACTGACAAAGCTCCCGAATCGCCGTGCATTGACCTCAAGGTTCAATGATCCCGCCAAAGAACCAATTGTCGGATTGGCTGCCCTTGATTTGGACAATTTCAAGAAAATCAATGACCGCGAAGGCCATGAGCGAGGGGATCAGGTGTTGGTATCAGTTTCCGCCGCGCTTCAGCGAGATGAATTCAGAGATCACAGTTTCTCGGCACGATTGGGCGGAGAGGAATTCGTTATACTATTTACGCATCATTCTTTTGAAGAAATGGCAGAAGATATGCGTCAGTCAATAAATAAAACGGCACGAGCATTGGTCCCTGGGCTGATCCAGAACGTTACCGCAAGTATGGGAATTATCGAATTACGCCCAGAAGAGAGCCTCAAAAGTGCTCTTATTCGTGCTGACAAGCTTCTTTATCAGGCAAAGGCAAATGGCCGTAACAAAAGTCTATATGATCTTGCAGGCCGACCCAGTTCCAAAGCGGCAGCTTGA